One genomic region from Panthera tigris isolate Pti1 chromosome D1, P.tigris_Pti1_mat1.1, whole genome shotgun sequence encodes:
- the NRGN gene encoding neurogranin: MDCCTESACSKPDDDILDIPLDDPGANAAAAKIQASFRGHMARKKIKSGERGRKGPGHGGTGGAGGARGGAGGGPSGD, encoded by the coding sequence gagaGCGCGTGCTCCAAGCCGGACGACGACATTCTAGACATCCCGCTGGACGATCCTGGCGCCAACGCGGCCGCTGCCAAAATCCAGGCGAGTTTCCGGGGCCACATGGCAAGGAAGAAGATAAAGAGCGGAGAGCGCGGCCGGAAGGGCCCGGGCCACGGGGGAACGGGCGGAGCTGGGGGCGCCCGGGGAGGCGCGGGCGGCGGCCCCAGCGGAGACTAG